From the genome of Variovorax sp. RA8, one region includes:
- the yidD gene encoding membrane protein insertion efficiency factor YidD — protein MKALLIGLVKGYRLLLSPWLGQGCRFEPTCSVYAIEALERHGAAAGSYLTLRRLARCQPWCQGGHDPVPPRKEPGDRDSRALFSSLFSDDKKSSS, from the coding sequence ATGAAAGCCCTGCTGATCGGCCTGGTGAAGGGCTACCGCCTGCTGCTGAGCCCCTGGCTCGGCCAAGGGTGCCGCTTCGAGCCCACCTGCTCCGTCTACGCCATCGAGGCGCTCGAGCGCCATGGCGCGGCGGCCGGCAGCTATCTCACCCTGCGCCGTCTCGCCCGCTGCCAGCCGTGGTGCCAGGGCGGCCACGATCCAGTTCCCCCGAGGAAGGAGCCCGGTGACCGCGATTCCCGCGCGCTGTTCTCCTCTCTGTTCTCCGACGACAAGAAGTCTTCTTCATGA